The Chryseobacterium aureum genome contains a region encoding:
- a CDS encoding ferritin-like domain-containing protein, producing the protein MRQKLIHKTVQSQETLVKGAGMAGRSAVVEESVSLPSLLFDSTLSKEDWTEGLKHHSKTLTHLLLNDQTDDFSAYLQSQFGSGTFESKKGLTETDYKPVLKDLLQTAILIEHSTIPPYLTALYSIKDGTNALASQIIRSVAVEEMLHLIMVCNVLNAIDIQPSVNKQENYPTYPMKLPMNVDFYIGLETFSSNSIATFIAIESPGKPLVKAPKYNPETDPSALYSQRAAVQENNFWTLENMKGFIMENVHTIGEYYDVLFFYIVIFQIIAYYKEHGSLPKTFEELNTGGIFTGDQKKQIRPEQYYGSGGKLHSVEALEGVIAVFQEIKGQGEGADDSIFDVDPSQFEEGMELAHYFRFKEVFHEHFYLGGNYEPFMDENGMMPVTTPPKGKDLPVDWNAAYPMKPNPKMEDYVKNKELYAQAVEFNTTYRRLLDAIQSAVEGNQRELEKSVMYMYALKEQAVNLMKQPLDAQTNAGPTFEYIN; encoded by the coding sequence ATGAGACAAAAACTTATCCATAAAACAGTTCAATCACAAGAAACATTAGTAAAAGGAGCAGGAATGGCAGGCAGAAGCGCTGTCGTGGAAGAATCCGTTTCATTACCTTCTTTATTGTTTGATTCAACGCTCAGCAAAGAAGACTGGACAGAAGGATTAAAACATCACAGCAAAACGTTAACTCATCTTTTACTGAATGATCAGACTGATGATTTCAGTGCTTATCTACAGTCCCAGTTCGGCTCTGGAACTTTTGAATCTAAAAAAGGATTAACCGAAACTGATTATAAACCTGTTTTGAAGGATCTTTTGCAGACGGCTATTCTTATTGAGCATTCCACGATTCCTCCTTACCTTACCGCTTTGTATTCTATTAAAGACGGTACCAATGCTCTGGCTTCACAGATCATCCGAAGTGTTGCGGTAGAAGAAATGCTTCACCTGATCATGGTTTGCAATGTTTTGAATGCCATTGACATTCAGCCCTCTGTCAACAAACAGGAGAACTACCCTACTTACCCGATGAAACTCCCCATGAATGTTGATTTCTACATAGGCCTGGAAACCTTTTCAAGCAACAGTATTGCCACATTTATTGCCATTGAAAGTCCAGGCAAGCCTTTGGTAAAAGCCCCTAAATATAATCCTGAAACCGATCCTTCGGCATTGTATTCCCAAAGAGCCGCTGTACAGGAAAATAACTTCTGGACGCTTGAAAATATGAAGGGTTTTATCATGGAAAACGTGCATACCATCGGAGAATATTATGATGTTTTATTCTTCTATATTGTTATTTTCCAAATCATTGCCTACTACAAAGAGCATGGAAGTCTTCCAAAAACTTTCGAGGAACTCAATACCGGAGGAATTTTCACAGGCGACCAAAAAAAACAGATCCGCCCTGAGCAATATTACGGAAGCGGTGGGAAATTGCATTCTGTAGAAGCTTTGGAAGGGGTAATTGCTGTTTTCCAGGAGATCAAAGGACAGGGAGAAGGAGCAGATGATTCTATTTTCGATGTAGATCCGTCTCAGTTTGAAGAAGGGATGGAACTGGCTCATTATTTCAGATTTAAAGAGGTTTTCCATGAGCATTTTTACCTGGGAGGGAATTATGAGCCTTTCATGGATGAAAACGGAATGATGCCGGTAACAACTCCTCCTAAAGGAAAAGATCTTCCGGTAGACTGGAACGCAGCCTATCCTATGAAGCCTAATCCGAAAATGGAAGACTATGTAAAAAACAAAGAATTATATGCACAGGCCGTTGAATTCAACACAACCTACAGACGGTTATTAGATGCCATACAAAGTGCTGTAGAAGGAAATCAAAGGGAGCTTGAAAAATCTGTTATGTATATGTATGCCCTGAAAGAACAGGCTGTCAATCTGATGAAACAGCCTTTGGATGCCCAAACGAATGCGGGCCCCACTTTCGAATACATCAATTAA